A genome region from Leptodactylus fuscus isolate aLepFus1 chromosome 6, aLepFus1.hap2, whole genome shotgun sequence includes the following:
- the VPS11 gene encoding vacuolar protein sorting-associated protein 11 homolog: MAAYLQWRRFVFFEKEPVRLPGESADPLTLPTGLTVCDSGRGSLLFGDILSVLLHMTGQIWFLPRSLQLTSFQAYKLRVTHLHQLKQHNILVSVGEDEEGVNPLVKVWNLEKRDGGNPLCTRIFPAIPGNKPTVVSCITVHENLNFMAIGFADGSVVLTKGDITRDRHSKTQILQEGSYPVTGMAFRQTGKTTHLFVVTTESVRAYELSQKDYPYTELDSHGCGLRCSALSDPSQDMQFVVAGNECVYLYQSDERGPCFAFEGQKLIVHWYRGYLVIVSRERSDFAGRGADSHAPDRQTLTIYDLGNKLIAYSCVLNDVVDVLAEWGSLYVLTRDGLLHALHEKDTQTKLEMLFKKNLYVMAISLAKGQHLDSDGLSEIFRQYGDHLYSKGDHDGAIQQYIRTIGKLEPSYVIRKFLDAQRIHNLTAYLQALHLQSLANADHTTLLLNCYTKLKDSARLEEFIKASEGEVHFDVEIAIKVLRQAGYHSHALYLAEKHAHHEWYLKIQLEDIKNFQEALQYIGRLPFPQAESNMKCYGKILMYHVPNETTQLLNELCTDFPQPGGGNRANPEEFIPIFANNPTELKTFLEHMTRVQSDSPQGVYDTLLELRLQNWAHETDPQQKQQLQNDAMTLLKSGRFKNVFDKALVLCQMHNFQKGVLYLYEQGKLFQQIMHYHMQNDQYQEVIEACKQYGEQESCLWEQALSYFARKEEDCKEHIATVLTHIESKNLMPPLLVVQTLAHNSTATLSVIRDYLMNKLLKLSQHSDEDERIVNKYREQTAHVRQDIHVLCNSPKIFQKTKCSICSSGLELPSVHFLCGHSFHQHCFESYAESESECPTCMPNNRQVLDMIRALDEKKDLYDHFQHQLKYAADGFSVIAEYFGRGVFNKLTLITDAPAGRMTGAKDSGLQRDLLINTRRNM, from the exons ATGGCGGCGTATCTACAGTGGAGGCGATTCGTTTTCTTTGAGAAAGAGCCGGTCAGGCTTCCCGGGGAGAGCGCGGATCCTCTCACCCTGCCGACTGGGCTGACAGTATGCGACTCCGGCCGGGGCAGTCTGCTCTTTGGAGATATCCTTTCTGTATTGTTAC ATATGACAGGACAGATCTGGTTCCTGCCTCGCTCCCTGCAGCTCACCTCTTTCCAGGCTTATAAACTCCGTGTCACCCACCTTCATCAGTTGAAGCAGCACAACATCCTGGTGTCTGTAGGCGAGGATGAGGAGGGGGTAAATCCTTTG GTCAAGGTTTGGAACCTGGAAAAGCGTGATGGAGGAAACCCACTTTGCACAAGAATCTTTCCTGCAATCCCTGGTAATAAGCCGACAGTTGTATCCTGCATCACAGTTCATGAAAACCTCAATTTTATGGCCATTG GTTTTGCAGATGGAAGTGTCGTCTTAACCAAGGGCGATATAACTCGAGACAGACATAGTAAGACACAGATCCTGCAAGAGGGCAGTTATCCTGTCACAGGCATGGCCTTCAGACAGACCGGCAAGACCACCCATCTCTTTGTGGTCACAACAGAAAGTGTCCGG gCCTACGAGCTGAGTCAGAAGGATTACCCATACACAGAGTTGGATTCTCACGGCTGTGGTCTGCGCTGCTCAGCTCTGTCTGACCCATCACAAGACATGCAGTTTGTAGTGGCCGGCAATGAGTGTGTATACCTTTACCAGTCAGATGAGAGGGGGCCCTGCTTTGCATTTGAAGGACAGAAACTGATTGTACATTGGTATCGTGGCTATCTAGTCATTGTATCAAGAGAAAG ATCAGATTTTGCTGGCCGTGGTGCAGATAGTCATGCACCGGACAGGCAGACACTGACCATATATGACCTGGGGAACAAGCTCATTGCTtacagctgtgtcctgaatgatgtGGTGGATGTTTTAGCAGAGTGGGGCTCACTCTATGTCCTTACACGGGATGGACTGCTGCATGCATTACATGAGAAGGACACGCAAACCAAGCTAGAG ATGCTTTTCAAGAAGAACCTTTATGTTATGGCCATCTCTTTGGCCAAGGGTCAGCACCTGGACAGTGATGGCCTGTCTGAGATCTTCCGCCAGTATGGAGACCACCTTTACAGCAAAGGAGATCACGATGGAGCCATCCAGCAATACATCCG AACAATAGGGAAGTTGGAGCCTTCCTATGTAATCCGTAAGTTTCTAGATGCCCAGCGGATACACAATTTGACAGCGTACTTACAGGCATTGCATCTACAATCTCTAGCCAATGCTGATCACACCACTCTTCTACTCAATTGCTATACGAAGTTAAAGGACAGTGCCCGCTTAGAAGAATTTATCAAG GCCAGTGAGGGTGAAGTCCATTTTGATGTGGAGATAGCAATCAAAGTTCTTCGACAAGCTGGTTACCATTCACATGCCCTCTATCTGGCAGAAAAACATGCCCATCATGAATGGTACTTGAAGATCCAGCTGGAAGACATCAAG AACTTCCAAGAAGCTCTGCAATACATTGGACGACTCCCATTTCCACAAGCTGAGAGCAATATGAAATGTTATGGGAAAATTCTCATGTATCATGTGCCCAATGAGACAACCCAGCTACTGAATGAGCTTTGCACGGACTTTCCACAGCCTGGAGGAGGAAACCGG GCAAACCCTGAAGAATTCATTCCAATATTCGCTAACAATCCCACTGAGCTGAAGACGTTCTTGGAGCATATGACAAGAGTGCAGAGTGATTCTCCACAAGGAGTGTATGACACTTTACTTGAGTTACGTTTGCAGAATTGGGCACATGAGACTGATCCACAG CAAAAGCAGCAGCTCCAGAATGACGCCATGACTCTTCTGAAGAGTGGGCGCTTCAAGAACGTGTTTGATAAAGCGCTTGTCCTGTGCCAGATGCATAACTTTCAGAAAGGAGTGCTATACCTGTATGAGCAAGGCAAACT CTTCCAGCAGATCATGCATTACCACATGCAGAATGATCAGTACCAGGAGGTGATAGAAGCGTGTAAGCAGTACGGGGAGCAAGAGAGCTGTTTGTGGGAGCAGGCACTTAGTTACTTTGCACGGAAAGAGGAAGACTGTAAGGAGCACATTGCCACTGTACTGACACATATTGAGAGCAAAAACCTCATGCCTCCACTGTTGG TGGTGCAGACCTTGGCACATAACTCCACTGCCACCCTGTCTGTGATCAGAGACTACCTGATGAACAAACTGCTGAAACTGAGCCAGCATTCTGATGAAGATGAAAGGATTGTGAATAAGTACAGGGAACAGACAGCCCATGTCCGACAGGATATTCATGTATTGTGCAACAG CCCTAAGATCTTCCAGAAGACGAAGTGTAGCATCTGTAGCAGTGGCCTGGAGCTGCCATCTGTGCACTTCCTGTGCGGCCACTCTTTCCACCAGCATTGCTTTGAGAGTTATGCAGAGAGCGAGTCGGAGTGCCCCACCTGCATGCCAAACAACCGCCAGGTCCTGGATATGATTAGAGCTCTGGACGAGAAGAAGGACCTGTATGACCACTTCCAGCACCAG
- the RBM7 gene encoding RNA-binding protein 7: MGAPEADRTLFVGNLDPRATEELLFELFLQAGPAVNVKIPKDKDGNPKLFAFVNFKHEESVPYGMNLLNGIKLFGRPLKIQYRSGSSHASQESSNTASSPHGNGGYPGNGPSPNGNRYDYNPDMRHSTSPPGYQKPYSSPDNLQRQAMMNNFYRQGSSHGSSSEMSHSNSYYGPNNQSSSHSTQMRYDSSHSHRKMRSQAFHPYQNEGYQSSRDTHYRGGQEEHYYDGHNPHQRKESRWRHSRY; this comes from the exons ATGGGGGCTCCGGAGGCGGACAGGACCTTGTTCGTAGGAAACTTGGACCCGAGAGCGACAGAGGAGTTACTGTTCGAGCTGTTTCTGCAG GCTGGTCCTGCAGTGAATGTTAAAATCCCCAAAGACAAAGACGGAAATCCAAAATTATTTGCTTTTGTAAACTTCAAGCATGAAGAATCTGTTCCTTATGGGATGAATCTGTTAAATGGGATCAAACTGTTTGGAAGGCCTCTGAAAATCCAATACCGCTCAG GAAGCAGTCATGCCTCTCAAGAATCAAGTAATACAGCATCTTCCCCACATGGAAATGGTGGCTATCCTGGAAATGGTCCATCACCTAATGGCAACAG ATATGACTACAATCCTGACATGAGACACAGCACCTCTCCTCCTGGCTATCAAAAGCCATACTCTTCTCCAGATAATCTTCAAAGACAAGCAATG ATGAATAACTTTTACAGACAAGGATCTTCTCATGGTTCCAGCTCGGAGATGTCACACTCTAATTCCTATTACGGCCCAAATAATCAAAGTTCCTCCCACTCTACACAAATGCGTTATGATTCCTCCCACAGCCACCGAAAAATGAGAAGCCAAGCTTTTCATCCTTATCAAAATGAGGGTTACCAAAGCAGTAGAGACACACACTACAGGGGAGGTCAAGAGGAGCACTACTATGATGGTCACAATCCCCATCAGAGAAAAGAGTCTAGGTGGCGCCATTCTCGCTATTAA